In a single window of the Deinococcus reticulitermitis genome:
- a CDS encoding acyl-CoA dehydrogenase family protein codes for MTSPATMFDVTPRARQLHEQLARFMDAHIYPNEAGVEAEIGTGDRWQHLHLIDDLKGKARAEGLWNFFLPPGSDPGGKFGPGLSNLEYTGLCETMGRVWWAPEVFNCSAPDTGNMEVLARYGTPEQQEQWLRPLLNGEIRSAFSMTEPDVASSDATNIESSIVRDGDDYVVSGRKWWTSGAGDPRCRVSIFMGKTDPQAERHLQQSMILVPLDAPGVTKERMLTVFGYDDAPHGHAQMSFDNVRVPASNLLLGEGRGFEIAQGRLGPGRIHHCMRLIGQAERALELMIARSAGRVAFGKPLALHQHTREMVAQSRMEIDQARLLTMKAAHMMDTVGNKAARGEIAAIKVIAPNVALRVIDRAIQLYGGEGVCQDTPLPLMYAQARTLRLADGPDIVHTETVAKEEYRRQGFDTRKLAGKR; via the coding sequence ATGACCAGTCCCGCAACCATGTTCGACGTGACCCCGCGCGCGCGGCAGCTCCACGAGCAGCTCGCCCGCTTCATGGACGCGCACATCTACCCCAACGAGGCGGGCGTCGAGGCCGAGATAGGCACCGGGGACCGCTGGCAGCACCTGCACCTCATTGACGACCTCAAGGGCAAGGCGCGCGCCGAGGGGCTGTGGAATTTCTTCCTGCCGCCCGGCAGCGACCCGGGGGGGAAATTCGGGCCAGGGCTGAGCAACCTCGAATACACCGGGCTGTGCGAGACCATGGGCCGGGTGTGGTGGGCGCCCGAGGTCTTCAACTGCTCGGCGCCCGACACCGGCAACATGGAGGTGCTCGCCCGCTACGGCACCCCCGAGCAGCAGGAGCAGTGGCTCAGGCCACTGCTGAACGGCGAAATTCGCTCGGCCTTTTCGATGACCGAGCCCGACGTGGCGAGCAGCGACGCGACCAACATCGAGTCGAGCATCGTCCGCGACGGCGACGACTACGTGGTGAGTGGGCGCAAATGGTGGACGAGCGGGGCGGGCGACCCGCGCTGCCGGGTCAGCATCTTCATGGGCAAGACCGATCCGCAGGCCGAGCGCCACCTCCAGCAGTCGATGATCCTCGTGCCGCTCGATGCGCCCGGCGTCACTAAGGAGCGGATGCTCACCGTCTTCGGCTACGACGACGCGCCGCACGGCCACGCCCAGATGTCGTTCGACAACGTGCGGGTGCCGGCCTCCAACCTCCTGCTCGGCGAGGGACGCGGCTTCGAGATCGCGCAGGGCCGGCTCGGGCCGGGGCGCATTCATCACTGCATGAGGTTGATCGGGCAGGCCGAGCGCGCGCTGGAGCTGATGATCGCGCGCTCGGCGGGGCGCGTCGCCTTCGGCAAGCCCCTCGCGCTGCACCAGCACACCCGCGAGATGGTGGCCCAGAGCCGCATGGAGATCGACCAGGCGCGGCTGCTCACCATGAAGGCCGCGCACATGATGGACACGGTGGGCAACAAGGCCGCGCGGGGCGAGATCGCCGCCATCAAGGTGATCGCGCCCAATGTCGCCCTGCGGGTGATCGACCGCGCGATTCAGCTCTACGGCGGCGAGGGCGTCTGCCAGGACACGCCGCTGCCGCTGATGTACGCCCAGGCCCGCACCCTGCGCCTCGCCGACGGTCCCGACATCGTGCACACCGAGACCGTGGCGAAAGAGGAATACCGCCGCCAGGGCTTCGACACCCGCAAGTTGGCGGGAAAGCGCTGA
- a CDS encoding PaaI family thioesterase yields the protein MNPPSSESSGAQAIAQAQAVLDAQPFSVLVGARVEQMTPQEVVVRVPLRTELTQHHGFVHGGLQATLADIGLTFMGAAALGPGVLTSEFKINFLRPARGEELVARGSVVSAGRRQAVTRCDLFAVQGGGEKLVATALGTIVTADIPPAAPDAKEPL from the coding sequence ATGAATCCACCCTCATCTGAATCTTCCGGAGCCCAGGCCATCGCCCAGGCGCAGGCGGTCCTCGACGCCCAGCCGTTCAGCGTGCTCGTCGGCGCGCGGGTGGAACAGATGACGCCGCAGGAAGTGGTGGTGCGCGTGCCCCTGCGCACCGAACTCACGCAGCACCACGGCTTCGTGCACGGCGGCTTGCAGGCGACGCTCGCCGACATCGGCCTGACCTTCATGGGCGCCGCCGCCCTCGGCCCGGGCGTGCTGACGAGCGAATTCAAGATCAACTTCCTGCGCCCGGCGCGCGGCGAAGAACTCGTGGCGCGCGGCAGCGTGGTGAGCGCTGGCCGGCGCCAGGCCGTCACCCGCTGCGACCTCTTCGCCGTGCAGGGCGGCGGGGAGAAGCTGGTGGCCACCGCCCTCGGCACCATCGTGACCGCCGACATTCCGCCAGCAGCCCCGGACGCAAAGGAGCCCCTATGA
- a CDS encoding MaoC family dehydratase, translating to MQVTELQARVGQEVALSEWVAVTQERINAFADATGDHQFIHVDAERAAQGPFGTTIAHGFLTLSLLAGEFMTKGGAPEIEGGRLTVNYGLNRVRFLAPVRSGARLRNRAVLQSAELGEGHVQLTVLNTIEIEGEEKPACVAETVFRVYL from the coding sequence ATGCAAGTCACAGAACTTCAGGCCAGGGTGGGGCAGGAAGTCGCCCTCTCCGAGTGGGTGGCGGTCACGCAGGAGAGGATCAACGCTTTTGCGGACGCCACCGGCGACCACCAGTTCATCCACGTGGATGCCGAGCGGGCCGCGCAGGGACCGTTCGGAACGACCATCGCGCACGGCTTCCTCACCCTCTCGCTGCTCGCCGGCGAGTTCATGACGAAGGGCGGTGCCCCCGAGATCGAGGGCGGGCGCCTGACCGTCAATTACGGACTGAACCGGGTGCGTTTTCTCGCGCCGGTCCGTTCGGGCGCCCGGCTGCGAAACCGTGCCGTGCTCCAGAGCGCTGAGCTGGGAGAAGGCCACGTGCAGCTCACGGTGCTCAACACCATCGAGATCGAGGGCGAGGAGAAGCCGGCGTGCGTGGCGGAGACGGTCTTCCGGGTCTACCTATGA
- a CDS encoding SDR family oxidoreductase — MALKELFDLHGKVALITGGSRGLGLQMAQALGEYGATVVLTARKQNELDEAKAHLEGLGIQAHVFSNDLGQFETIDPTVEKILAEVGQIDILVNNAGATWGAPTLEHPPEAWLKVMNVNVNGLFLITQSVLKRSMVPRGKGRIINIASVAGLQGNDPRMSPTLAYNTSKGAVVNFTRALAAEFAGRGITVNSICPGYFPTKMTQGTLAYGEQAILEHTPMGRLGTDADLGGLALLLASDASAYITGQNIAVDGGITSV; from the coding sequence ATGGCCCTAAAGGAACTGTTCGACCTGCACGGCAAAGTCGCCCTGATCACCGGCGGCTCGCGCGGCCTGGGGCTGCAAATGGCCCAGGCGCTCGGCGAGTACGGCGCGACCGTCGTGCTGACCGCCCGCAAGCAAAATGAACTCGACGAGGCGAAGGCGCACCTGGAAGGCCTCGGCATCCAGGCACACGTGTTTTCCAATGACCTCGGCCAGTTTGAGACCATCGACCCCACCGTCGAGAAGATCCTCGCGGAAGTCGGCCAGATCGACATTCTGGTCAACAACGCCGGCGCCACCTGGGGCGCGCCCACGCTGGAGCACCCGCCCGAAGCCTGGCTGAAGGTGATGAACGTCAATGTCAACGGCCTCTTTCTGATCACCCAGAGCGTCCTGAAACGTTCGATGGTGCCGCGCGGCAAGGGGCGCATCATCAACATCGCTTCCGTCGCCGGCCTGCAAGGCAACGACCCGCGCATGAGCCCGACGCTCGCCTACAACACGTCCAAGGGCGCCGTCGTGAACTTCACCCGCGCGCTCGCCGCCGAGTTTGCTGGGCGGGGCATCACCGTCAACTCGATCTGCCCCGGCTACTTCCCGACCAAGATGACCCAGGGCACGCTGGCCTACGGCGAGCAGGCCATTTTGGAACACACGCCGATGGGCCGCCTGGGCACCGACGCCGACCTCGGCGGACTCGCGCTGCTGCTCGCCTCGGACGCCTCGGCCTACATCACCGGGCAGAACATCGCTGTTGACGGCGGCATCACCTCGGTTTGA
- a CDS encoding glucose-1-phosphate thymidylyltransferase: MKAIIPAAGLGTRLRPLTFTRPKPVLRVAGQPIIRHAIYTLQTAGIDDIGIVVSDITRDEIADAVRRVAGARITLINQHDQLGLGHAVLTAREWVGQDDFCVYLGDNLFEHGAAPFTEHFQRERPDALIALVEVQDPTAFGVAELDGDRIVRLVEKPKTPPSNLAVAGLYCFTPRIFEQLDGMPPSARGEYEITDGIQRLIEAGGQVLGQRVEGWWKDTGRPQDLLDANRLLLERLQENVQGEVEGSRLSGRVVVPASARVVRSKIVGPVLLGENVVVEDAYIGPFTSIGRDSVIRQAEIEHSVVDAGAVIEGVTTRLQDCLIGVKAQVRGGRTLPRTHKLTVSDASVIELAH, from the coding sequence ATGAAAGCGATCATTCCGGCGGCGGGCCTCGGCACGCGCCTGCGGCCCCTCACCTTCACGCGCCCCAAACCCGTGCTGCGGGTGGCCGGACAGCCGATCATCCGGCACGCGATCTATACCCTCCAGACCGCCGGGATCGACGACATCGGCATCGTCGTGTCCGACATCACCCGCGACGAGATCGCCGACGCGGTACGCCGGGTGGCCGGGGCGCGGATCACCCTGATCAATCAGCACGATCAGCTCGGGCTCGGGCACGCGGTCCTCACGGCGCGCGAGTGGGTGGGGCAGGACGATTTCTGCGTCTACCTCGGCGACAACCTGTTCGAGCACGGCGCCGCCCCCTTCACCGAGCACTTCCAGCGCGAGCGCCCCGACGCCCTGATCGCGCTCGTGGAGGTCCAGGACCCCACCGCCTTCGGGGTCGCCGAACTCGACGGCGATAGAATCGTGCGCCTCGTGGAAAAGCCCAAAACCCCCCCGAGCAACCTCGCGGTGGCGGGGCTCTACTGCTTTACCCCACGCATCTTCGAGCAGCTCGACGGCATGCCCCCCTCGGCGCGCGGCGAGTACGAGATCACCGACGGCATTCAGCGCCTGATCGAAGCCGGTGGGCAGGTCCTCGGGCAGCGGGTGGAGGGCTGGTGGAAAGACACGGGCCGGCCCCAGGACCTGCTCGACGCCAACCGGCTGCTGCTCGAACGCTTGCAGGAGAACGTGCAGGGCGAGGTGGAGGGGTCGCGCCTGAGCGGGCGCGTGGTGGTTCCGGCCTCGGCGCGCGTCGTCCGCAGCAAGATCGTCGGGCCGGTGCTGCTCGGGGAGAACGTGGTCGTTGAGGACGCCTACATCGGGCCATTTACCAGCATTGGTCGCGACTCGGTGATCCGGCAGGCCGAGATCGAGCACAGCGTCGTGGACGCGGGGGCCGTGATCGAGGGCGTCACTACCCGGCTGCAAGACTGCCTGATCGGCGTCAAGGCGCAGGTGCGCGGAGGCCGGACGCTGCCGCGCACCCACAAACTCACCGTCTCGGACGCCAGCGTGATCGAACTCGCCCACTGA
- a CDS encoding PucR family transcriptional regulator produces the protein MPASADLPSLLAAPELAGLLAELRRAAASAQPERTLTQLLADLTGGRAEIRASWGAVVAAAGEVEGESQTFRLQHGRRHVGQLRLWSGPDWHPLGPLAAEYALLARLQTAAAGAARRRVGERTLDALLSGQGDVGTLGEEPYALATAAFPREPGTGASARAAHAHALDVLAGAGEGYFAERGSRGLCSVQGDRALWLWPAGDPAREGQELFAALLASTGRALRLGVSARHQGPELGAALAEARQALAAVRGEQGVQVFQELDPLYALLSSGGLDTLRAQVLARLAALGDGGRTEATLRAYLAHRGTLAELAGKQHLHVNTLRYRLRRAEQVLGASLGDPALLARLYLAFEGG, from the coding sequence ATGCCCGCGTCCGCTGACCTCCCGAGCTTGCTCGCGGCGCCCGAACTCGCCGGGTTGCTCGCCGAGCTTCGCCGCGCCGCCGCGTCGGCCCAGCCTGAGCGGACATTGACGCAACTGCTCGCGGATCTGACGGGAGGCCGGGCCGAAATTCGCGCGAGCTGGGGGGCGGTGGTGGCGGCGGCGGGGGAGGTGGAGGGCGAGTCCCAGACCTTCCGGCTTCAGCACGGGCGGCGGCACGTGGGGCAACTCAGGCTCTGGAGCGGCCCCGACTGGCATCCCCTCGGGCCGCTCGCCGCCGAGTACGCGCTGCTCGCGCGGCTCCAGACGGCGGCGGCGGGCGCGGCGCGGCGCCGGGTGGGCGAGCGCACCCTCGACGCGCTGCTTTCCGGACAGGGCGACGTGGGCACGCTCGGCGAGGAGCCCTACGCGCTGGCCACCGCCGCTTTCCCCCGCGAGCCTGGAACCGGGGCGAGTGCGCGCGCGGCCCACGCCCACGCGCTCGACGTGCTCGCCGGAGCGGGGGAGGGGTACTTCGCCGAACGTGGGTCACGCGGGCTGTGCTCGGTGCAGGGGGACCGCGCGCTGTGGCTGTGGCCGGCGGGTGACCCGGCGCGCGAGGGTCAGGAACTCTTCGCCGCGCTGCTCGCCTCGACCGGGCGCGCGCTGCGGCTGGGGGTCAGCGCCCGGCACCAGGGACCCGAACTCGGCGCGGCGCTCGCCGAGGCGCGGCAGGCCCTCGCCGCCGTGCGGGGGGAGCAAGGCGTGCAGGTCTTTCAGGAACTCGATCCCCTTTACGCCCTACTGAGCAGCGGGGGCCTGGACACCCTGCGCGCTCAGGTGCTCGCCCGCCTCGCCGCGCTCGGGGACGGCGGGCGCACCGAGGCCACCTTGCGCGCCTACCTCGCCCACCGGGGCACGCTCGCCGAACTCGCCGGAAAGCAGCACCTGCACGTCAATACCCTGCGTTACCGCCTGCGCCGCGCCGAACAGGTCCTGGGCGCTTCGCTGGGCGACCCGGCCTTGCTCGCGCGGCTCTATCTGGCGTTCGAGGGGGGATAG
- the hpaE gene encoding 5-carboxymethyl-2-hydroxymuconate semialdehyde dehydrogenase — protein MTVSQPTQHSAAQANHALAQQLRDSRLNGGLQHFIGGAWVDAQSGETFEAHSPVDNSFLVNVAKGDESDIDRAARAAHDAFQTWREVSGAERRRVLHRVADLIEKRAQEIAVLESLDTGQAIRFMKSAAARGAENFRFYADRAPGAQDGQSLPAPGFINYSIRQPLGPVGVITPWNTPFMLSTWKIAPALAAGCTVVHKPAEWSPVSATLLAEIMDEAGLPGGVHNLVHGFGESAGKSLTEHPLIRAVAFVGETTTGSHIMRQGADTLKRVHFELGGKNPVVVFDDADLDKALDAVVFMIYSLNGERCTSSSRVLIQEGIYGEFTRRIAERAQNIRVGDPLDPETEVGPLVHPRHFDKVMSYFACAREEGATIAAGGERVGEEGNYVSPTLFTGARNDMRIAQEEIFGPVLTAIPFRDEAEALHLANDVKYGLAGYLWTNDLTRAHRFAHGLEAGMIWVNSENVRHLPTPFGGVKNSGIGRDGGDYSFEFYMETKNIAISLGTHQTARLGVGQAPKITKEEADA, from the coding sequence ATGACCGTATCCCAACCGACCCAGCACAGCGCGGCCCAGGCCAACCACGCCCTCGCCCAGCAACTGCGGGACTCACGCCTGAACGGGGGCCTCCAGCACTTCATCGGCGGGGCGTGGGTGGACGCGCAGAGCGGAGAGACCTTCGAGGCCCACTCCCCGGTGGACAACTCGTTCCTCGTGAACGTGGCGAAAGGCGACGAAAGCGACATCGACCGCGCCGCGCGGGCCGCGCACGACGCCTTCCAGACGTGGCGCGAGGTGAGCGGGGCCGAGCGGCGCAGGGTTCTGCACCGCGTCGCCGACCTGATCGAGAAGCGCGCGCAGGAGATCGCGGTGCTGGAGAGCCTCGACACCGGGCAGGCGATTCGCTTCATGAAGTCGGCGGCGGCGCGCGGGGCCGAGAACTTCCGCTTCTACGCCGACCGCGCGCCGGGCGCACAGGACGGCCAGAGCCTCCCCGCACCCGGCTTTATCAACTACTCCATCCGCCAGCCTCTCGGCCCCGTCGGCGTGATCACGCCCTGGAACACGCCGTTCATGCTGAGCACCTGGAAGATCGCGCCCGCCCTCGCCGCCGGCTGCACGGTGGTTCACAAGCCCGCCGAGTGGAGCCCGGTGAGTGCTACCCTCCTCGCCGAGATCATGGACGAGGCGGGACTGCCAGGGGGCGTGCACAACCTCGTCCACGGCTTCGGCGAGAGTGCGGGCAAGAGTCTGACCGAGCACCCGCTGATTAGGGCCGTCGCCTTCGTGGGCGAGACGACCACCGGCAGCCACATCATGCGCCAGGGGGCCGACACCCTCAAACGCGTGCATTTCGAGCTCGGCGGCAAGAATCCGGTGGTGGTCTTCGACGACGCCGACCTCGACAAGGCCCTCGACGCCGTGGTGTTCATGATCTACAGCCTCAACGGCGAGCGCTGCACGAGCTCCAGCCGCGTGCTGATCCAGGAAGGCATCTATGGCGAGTTCACCCGCCGCATCGCCGAGCGCGCGCAGAACATCCGCGTCGGTGACCCCCTCGACCCCGAGACCGAAGTCGGGCCGCTCGTGCATCCCCGGCATTTCGACAAGGTGATGTCGTACTTCGCGTGCGCCCGCGAGGAAGGCGCCACCATCGCGGCGGGCGGCGAGCGCGTGGGCGAGGAAGGCAACTACGTCTCCCCCACCCTGTTCACCGGAGCCAGGAACGACATGCGGATTGCCCAGGAGGAAATCTTCGGCCCGGTCCTGACCGCGATTCCCTTCCGTGACGAGGCCGAGGCGCTGCACCTCGCCAACGACGTGAAATACGGGCTCGCCGGCTACCTCTGGACGAACGACCTCACCCGCGCCCACCGCTTCGCGCACGGCCTCGAAGCCGGCATGATCTGGGTGAACTCCGAAAACGTGCGCCACCTGCCCACCCCATTTGGCGGCGTGAAGAACAGCGGCATCGGGCGCGACGGCGGGGATTACTCCTTCGAGTTCTATATGGAGACGAAGAACATCGCGATCTCGCTCGGCACGCACCAGACGGCGCGGCTGGGGGTGGGGCAGGCGCCGAAAATCACCAAAGAGGAGGCAGACGCTTGA
- the hpaB gene encoding 4-hydroxyphenylacetate 3-monooxygenase, oxygenase component, which translates to MSAVSGQPGAVTGAQFLDRLRQNPPTLYIDGKRVEDPTTHPSTRNMCRSLAGLYDLQHDPQWRDLLTYEEGGVRYATSFMVPRTKENLHKIGEAHRVRANYGLGFLGRAPDYMNTNVMAAGMGADYFAQGQPEGDHGVDFAANMRRYAEFVRNNDLCLTHALTNPQVNRAKLASEMPDPYIALGVVRETEEGIVVRGARMMATLPIADEILIFPSTVLKENADKSRYAMGFALPCNAPGLSFQCREPIDVGRDPEDHPLSSRFDEQDAFVIFDDVLVPWERVFLLYDVELANKAYAGTDAVLHMAYQVVNLKIAKTEAFLGTAQSIVDAIGSGGFQHVQAKIAEIIVMLEIMKAFEVAAREGATLNKYGVMTPARPPLDAARNYYPANHQRLPELLQLLGASGIIMMPSKADREGPLGPQIEKFLQAGNASAEDRLRLFRLAWDMSMSSFGGRQALYEKYFFGDPVRMHSALYEIYDRSEPVARIQAFLKRD; encoded by the coding sequence ATGAGCGCGGTGAGCGGCCAGCCCGGCGCGGTGACCGGCGCGCAGTTCCTCGACCGACTGCGCCAGAATCCGCCGACCCTCTACATCGACGGAAAGCGGGTGGAGGACCCGACGACCCACCCGAGCACGCGCAATATGTGCCGCTCGCTCGCGGGACTCTACGACCTGCAACATGACCCCCAGTGGCGCGACCTGCTCACTTACGAGGAGGGCGGCGTGCGCTACGCGACCTCCTTCATGGTGCCGCGCACGAAAGAGAACCTGCACAAGATCGGCGAAGCGCACCGCGTGCGGGCCAACTACGGCCTCGGCTTCCTGGGCCGCGCCCCCGACTACATGAACACCAACGTGATGGCGGCGGGGATGGGGGCCGACTACTTCGCGCAGGGCCAGCCGGAAGGCGACCACGGGGTTGACTTCGCCGCCAACATGCGCCGCTACGCCGAGTTCGTGCGGAATAACGACCTGTGCCTCACCCACGCGCTGACCAACCCGCAGGTCAACCGCGCCAAGCTCGCTTCCGAGATGCCCGACCCTTACATCGCGCTCGGCGTGGTGCGGGAGACCGAAGAGGGCATCGTCGTGCGCGGCGCCCGCATGATGGCGACGCTGCCGATTGCCGACGAGATCCTGATCTTCCCGTCCACAGTGCTCAAGGAGAACGCCGACAAGAGCCGCTACGCGATGGGCTTCGCTCTTCCCTGCAACGCGCCGGGCCTGAGTTTCCAGTGCCGCGAGCCCATCGATGTGGGCCGCGACCCCGAGGACCACCCGCTGTCGAGCCGCTTCGACGAGCAGGACGCTTTCGTGATCTTCGACGACGTGCTCGTGCCCTGGGAGCGGGTCTTCCTGCTCTACGACGTGGAGCTCGCCAACAAGGCCTACGCCGGCACCGACGCCGTGCTGCACATGGCCTATCAGGTGGTCAACCTCAAGATCGCCAAGACCGAAGCCTTCCTCGGCACCGCGCAGAGCATCGTGGACGCCATCGGCTCGGGCGGCTTCCAGCACGTGCAGGCCAAGATCGCCGAGATCATCGTGATGCTCGAGATCATGAAGGCCTTTGAAGTCGCCGCCCGCGAGGGCGCCACCCTCAACAAATACGGCGTGATGACCCCCGCCCGTCCGCCCCTCGACGCTGCGCGCAACTACTACCCGGCCAACCACCAGCGCCTGCCCGAGCTGCTGCAACTCCTCGGGGCCTCGGGGATCATCATGATGCCGAGCAAGGCCGACCGCGAGGGGCCGCTCGGGCCGCAGATCGAGAAGTTCCTGCAAGCCGGCAACGCGAGTGCCGAGGACCGCCTGCGCCTCTTCCGCCTCGCCTGGGATATGTCCATGAGCTCCTTCGGGGGCCGGCAGGCCCTGTACGAGAAGTACTTCTTCGGCGATCCGGTCCGGATGCACTCGGCCCTCTACGAGATCTACGACCGCTCGGAGCCGGTGGCGCGGATTCAGGCGTTCCTGAAGCGCGACTGA
- the hpaD gene encoding 3,4-dihydroxyphenylacetate 2,3-dioxygenase: protein MKPDIIRIAQAIFTVQDLSASKEFYVDLLGMNVLHEERGALYLRGVEDREWTLKLEPCREGEAPRVRQLGYRVRDEATLDALIALADRQKLPHRWEEELDRPRMLRMQDPFGIPLSFYHEVKTYPWLLQEYHQHRGPGLQRVDHCNVRVPDVKATMDWYVNELGFRLSEYTVDEQEQYWAAWIQRRGGVHDFALTNGAGPCLHHWAYWMPDPMSIIKTCDILAGARQPERIERGPGRHGVSNAFFLYIRDPDGHRIELYTSDYITVDPDFVPIRWLRDDPRRQTLWGAKTPRSWFEEASAMEAFGGGVQEAREGALTGIPVHVI from the coding sequence ATGAAACCCGACATCATCCGCATCGCCCAGGCGATCTTCACGGTGCAGGACCTCAGCGCCAGCAAGGAGTTTTACGTCGATCTGCTCGGCATGAACGTGCTGCACGAGGAGCGCGGCGCCCTCTACCTACGCGGCGTCGAGGACCGCGAGTGGACGCTCAAGCTCGAGCCTTGCCGGGAGGGCGAGGCCCCGCGCGTGCGACAGCTCGGCTACCGGGTGCGCGACGAGGCGACCCTAGACGCCCTGATCGCCCTCGCGGACCGGCAGAAGCTCCCCCACCGCTGGGAGGAGGAACTCGACCGGCCCCGGATGCTGCGGATGCAGGACCCCTTCGGCATCCCGCTGAGCTTCTACCACGAAGTCAAGACCTATCCGTGGCTCCTTCAGGAGTACCACCAGCACCGGGGGCCGGGGCTCCAGCGCGTCGACCACTGTAACGTACGCGTGCCCGACGTGAAGGCCACGATGGACTGGTACGTGAACGAACTCGGCTTCCGGCTCTCGGAATACACCGTGGACGAGCAGGAGCAGTACTGGGCGGCCTGGATTCAGCGCCGGGGCGGAGTCCACGATTTCGCGCTCACCAACGGGGCCGGGCCGTGCCTGCACCACTGGGCCTACTGGATGCCCGATCCCATGAGCATCATCAAGACCTGCGACATCCTCGCGGGCGCCCGGCAGCCCGAGCGCATCGAGCGCGGACCGGGACGGCACGGCGTGTCCAACGCCTTTTTCCTCTACATCCGCGACCCCGACGGGCACCGCATCGAACTCTACACCTCCGACTACATCACGGTGGACCCTGACTTCGTGCCGATCCGCTGGCTGCGCGACGACCCCCGCCGCCAGACGCTGTGGGGCGCCAAGACCCCGCGCTCGTGGTTCGAGGAAGCGTCGGCGATGGAAGCCTTCGGCGGCGGCGTGCAGGAGGCCAGGGAAGGCGCGCTCACCGGCATTCCAGTTCATGTCATCTAG